The window CATTCCTGGTCATAAATGTATTTACCCAGAATTTCCAGGAATTCCTTGATTACCTGAATACCATACCGGGCAGGGAAAGAGCTAGCGCAGTGGATAGTTTCATGGTTTCTGCCGGATCCCAGGGATTTCCATTTATCACCGGTGATACTGCCACATTTATTTACTTCGGAAAAGCAAAGTCTGTTCAGATCGCCGGCGATTTTAATAATTGGGATCCCTCTGTCTCGGATATGCAAGCGGTGAGAAATACCGGTTTGTGGCATTATTCTGCGGTTTTCCCGATGAAAGCCAGGCTGGATTATAAACTCGTGATCAATAAAAAAGAATGGATACTCGACAGCCTGAACCCCTTTACCTGCACCGGAGGTTATGGTACAAATTCTGAATTGTCTATGCCTGCTTATGTTCAACCCTGGGAAGTATTAGAATATGAAGACGTACCCAAAGGCAGCATTTTAACATTCAATGTAAATAGCTCTTTTTTTGATGATACTCACCAGATTCAGGTTTATCTTCCTCCAGGTTATCAGAAAGAACAAGGTGCTCGCTATCCGGTTGCTTATTTCACAGATGATTATGAATACCTGGACCTGGGTTTTACCAAAAATGTTATCGATAACCTTATAGATTCCAATCTCATTTGCCCTGTTATTGCGGTTTTTATCCGGCCAGTCAACCGTGATGAAGAATATGCCGGAATGATGATTGACGCGTTCCAGTCTTTTTACATCAGGGAACTCGTCCCCTGGATAGACCGGGAATTTAACACCCTTGATAAACCCCGTGCCCGGGCAATTATTGGTGCTTCCTATGGTGGGAACATCTCCGCCCTGATCTCCTTTAATTTCAGCGATGTGATCGGTAAATGCGGCCTTCATTCTGCCGCTTTCTGGCCGGATGATTATAAAGTTTTTCACATCATTGCCCCTGGTGAGAAAAAAGAGGTCACCTGGGCATCTTTTTGGGGTTTGTATGAGGGTGTATCTGCTAATTTGAGGGATTTCCGGGATTCACTGTTGGTAAAGGAATATGATCTAAAATGGCAGGAACTGCCTGAAGGCCATAGCTGGGGACTGTGGCGGGCAACCACAGGCCCGATGCTGCAATACTTTTTTCCTCCGGATTTTATGGAAATTCCTTAAGGAAGCCGGATGATTGGCAATTCTGTATTCTGTATTCGGTATGTTCAATCGGATATGCAATTGAAAATGTTAAATTTACAATACATTGACAATGTCATATTGCCTATTGACAATCCTATTGCAAATACAGAATACAGAATACAGAATTTCCAATCACTCCACCCTAATTCTCCCGCTGCCTTTCCCGTTTATCTTCCCGATTATATTAGAAACAACCCCTTCTTTTTCAAGCCTTTTGAGTATTTCTTCGGCTTTGTGCTCCTGAATGGCAATCAACAAGCCTCCGGAGGTCTGTGCATCAAACAGCAAGGTTTTGATCGTGTCTCCCATGTTATCAGCGAAATCAATAAACTTCCCAAAATGATCTCTGTTGCTTACCGTTCCACCCGGTACAATTCCGGTTGCGGCAAAGTTCACGGCTTGTTTCATTACCGGAGCTTTCTCAGCATAAACTTCCGCATCCACCTTCGATCCTGATGTCATTTCATAAAGATGCCCCAATAACCCGTAACCGGTAATATCCGTGCATGCATGAACGTTGAATTCCTGCATAGCTTCTGCCGCTTTTTTGTTCAAAGTTGCCATTGTTTCAACCAGTTCTTTCCTGCCATGGTCATCCAGCAATCCCCGCTTGAGTGCCGTGGATAATATCCCTGTTCCTAAGGGTTTTGTCAGAATAAGGATATCTCCGGGTTGTGCAGTGTTGTTTTTCAGGATTTTATCAGGATGGACCATACCGGTCACTGCCATTCCAAACTTTGGTTCGGGATCATCTACCGTATGGCCTCCCAGGATAGGGATGTCTGCTTCGGCTGCGATCGCTGCAGCTCCAAGCAATATTTTTTCCAGTACATCCAAAGGGAGCCTGCTGCTCGGGAAGGCAACAATGTTCAATGCAAACAGGGGAGTGGCGCCCATAGCATAAATATCGCTCAGGGAATTCGCTGCTGCAATGCGGCCAAAATCAAACGGGTCATCTACAACCGGGGTGAAGAAATCAAGAGTCTGGACTAAAGCCTGATTTTCATTGATCCTGTAAACACCTGCATCGTCCGATGATTCATACCCCACCATTACCTGTGGATATTGCCCGACCGGAATATTTTTTAGTACCTTCTCCAGCACCTGTGGACGCATCTTACAGGCACATCCGAGTCCATGGGTAAAGGCTGTCAAACGTATGTTTTCTTCCGGTATGGATGTCCCGGAATATTCCCCCCGTATTCTTTGTGCTGCTTTAATGATTATTTCGGAGGCTTTCTCCACCTCCTCCTCTGTGAGGAATCTTCCGGTCGTTAATCGAATGGTGCAACGGGATAAACTTTCCGGAACTCCCATGGCTGTCAGGGTTTCTGAGGCATGATCATCTTCGGTGTGACAGGCAGCTCCGGCTGAAATGGCTACTTTGTCGCCAATCTCCGAGATAAGTGTTCCGCTTTCCACACCCGGAATGGTGAAATAGAGGGTGTTGGGAAGGCGTTTTTCCGGGTGCCCATTGATCCTGCCTTCGGGAATGCTCTCCAGGAGCTTATGCTCTAAAATGTTACGCAGGTAAAGATTGTGTTCCATTACCTGATGAAGATCCCTTGCGGCGATCTCTGCCGCTTTCCCCAATCCGGCAATCTCCAGCACGTTTTCCGTCCCGGCCCTGAGATCATGCTCGTGATTGGCACCATGGATGATCTTTTCCAGTCTGATTCCTTCACGCACATAAAGAGCTCCAACACCCTTTGGAGCATATAACTTGTGACCTGCTACCGATAATAGGTCCACATTCTTTACATT of the Bacteroidota bacterium genome contains:
- the selD gene encoding selenide, water dikinase SelD — translated: MPNPIYLDYNATTPLHPEVIAYMKPLLEEAFGNPSSSYSYGAKSRILIEEARMSVAALLGCKPFEIIFTSGGSESNNLAIKGIAQAYKDKGRHIITSSIEHPAVAKVCQYLEKQGFTVTYLPADHEGLINPDDLKEAITPGTILISIMHANNETGVIQPIEEFGAIARGHGILFHTDAAQSVGKIPVNVKNVDLLSVAGHKLYAPKGVGALYVREGIRLEKIIHGANHEHDLRAGTENVLEIAGLGKAAEIAARDLHQVMEHNLYLRNILEHKLLESIPEGRINGHPEKRLPNTLYFTIPGVESGTLISEIGDKVAISAGAACHTEDDHASETLTAMGVPESLSRCTIRLTTGRFLTEEEVEKASEIIIKAAQRIRGEYSGTSIPEENIRLTAFTHGLGCACKMRPQVLEKVLKNIPVGQYPQVMVGYESSDDAGVYRINENQALVQTLDFFTPVVDDPFDFGRIAAANSLSDIYAMGATPLFALNIVAFPSSRLPLDVLEKILLGAAAIAAEADIPILGGHTVDDPEPKFGMAVTGMVHPDKILKNNTAQPGDILILTKPLGTGILSTALKRGLLDDHGRKELVETMATLNKKAAEAMQEFNVHACTDITGYGLLGHLYEMTSGSKVDAEVYAEKAPVMKQAVNFAATGIVPGGTVSNRDHFGKFIDFADNMGDTIKTLLFDAQTSGGLLIAIQEHKAEEILKRLEKEGVVSNIIGKINGKGSGRIRVE